In Parus major isolate Abel chromosome 8, Parus_major1.1, whole genome shotgun sequence, a single window of DNA contains:
- the GIPC2 gene encoding PDZ domain-containing protein GIPC2 isoform X2, with the protein MFCTLNTHKVDMDKLLGAQIGLEDFIFAHVKGQRKEVEVLKTDDMLGLTITDNGTGCAFIKRIKEGSLMDQTKTVCVGDHIETINGKNVSEFRHYEVAKMLKDLKKGQKFKLELVEPLKAFERLEPRSKGRTLSEAKISKGRETLRLRTKGPATVEEMPTEAEEKAIKEVDELLETYMGIRDTELAATIVEAGRDKKNPDEFAVALDESLGDFAFPDEFVFDVWGAIGDAKQGQLE; encoded by the exons ATGTTTTGCACTTTGAACACTCATAAAGTTGATATGGACAAGCTCTTAGGTGCACAAATTGGCCTTGAAGATTTCATATTTGCCCATGTGAAAGGACAACGAAAGGAAGTGGAAGTTCTTAAAACTGATGATATGCTGGGGCTTACCATTACAGACAACGGAACTGGCTGTGCTTTTATAAAG CGAATCAAAGAAGGCAGCCTTATGGACCAAACCAAAACCGTCTGCGTGGGTGATCATATAGAGAccataaatggaaaaaatgtgtcAGAGTTTCGGCATTATGAAGTTGCCAAAATGCTAAAAGATCTGAAGAAAGGTCAGAAATTTAAGCTGGAGTTGGTAGAGCCTTTGAAAGCATTTG aaAGGCTGGAACCAAGATCCAAAGGCAGAACTCTGTCAGAGGCTAAAATCTCCAAAGGGAGAGAAACACTTCGCCTGAGAACCAAAGGCCCTGCTACTGTGGAGGAAATG CCaactgaagctgaagaaaaagcaataaaagaagTGGATGAGCTTCTTGAAACATACATGGGCATAAGAGATACTGAATTAG CTGCAACAATTGTGGAAGCTGGAAGAGACAAGAAAAACCCAGATGAATTTGCAGTGGCACTGGATGAATCTCTTGGAGACTTTGCATTTCCAGATGAGTTTGTATTTGATGTATGGGGAGCGATAGGTGATGCTAAGCAAGGACAACTGGAATGA